Genomic segment of Iocasia fonsfrigidae:
GTAATGGGGTTAGTGAATTGATAGTTATGGCTATGCAGGGCTTGTTAAATAATGGTAATGAAATCTTGATACCTGCTCCAGATTATCCCCTATGGACAGCCGCGGTAAATCTTTCAGGGGGTACAGCAGTACATTATTTGTGTGATGAACAAGCTAACTGGTATCCAGATATTGAAGATATAAAAAGTAAAATTAATGACAGGACCAGGGGTATTGTAATAATTAACCCCAATAATCCCACTGGGGCAGTTTATCCTAGAGAGGTGTTGGAGTCGATTGTTGAGCTGGCTCATCAGCATGACCTTATTTTGTTTGCTGATGAGATATATGAAAAAATATGCTATGATGGACTACAACACACCTCTCTGGCAACATTGACTGGGGATTTATTGTGTGTAACAATGAGTGGTTTGTCCAAATCTCATCGCGTAGCAGGTTTCAGGGCTGGCTGGATGGTTCTTACCGGGGATAAGACAAGGGCTAAGGGTTATATAGAAGGCTTAAATATGCTGGCTTCAATGCGGCTCTGTAGTAATGTAACATCCCAGTATGCAATTCAAACCTCACTTGGTGGGTATCAGAGTATTAGTGACCTTGTTGCTGAGGGTGGACGTCTGAAAGAACAAAGAGACCTTACCTATCAGAAACTAATTGAGATACCCGGGATAAGTTGTGTTAAACCCAGGGCAGGTTTTTATTTATTCCCTAAAGTAGACCAGGAAAAATTCAATGTTAAAGATGATGAAAAGCTGGCCCTTGACCTATTATTACAGGAGAAAATTCTCCTGGTTCAGGGGACTGCTTTTAACTGGCCTGACCCGGACCACTTCAGGATTGTATTCCTGCCCCGCAAGGAAGAATTGGGTGCTATTATGGAGAAACTCAGTAATTTCCTTACATCATATCACCAGTAGGTAGATAGCTGGTTTTCCTTTAAAATAAGCTAGTTAATAAACCGATTAAACCACCTATCCAGCCGTATACCTCAAGTCTCTGGAAGTAATCACCTGCAAAGGAGTAGAATAGTTTTTCGATTTTACGGGCATCCATATTATTTATCTGTTCAACGGTAATCTTATGGATGTCAATTGTGTTTACTAGGTCAATAAAATTATTATCTACTGACTCAAAGACCGCAGCCACTGCTAATTCCAATAAAAAATTGCCTGTTTCTTCTTTAATAATATCCTCTTTTCTATCTATTAAATTAGCCAGGAATTCTTGTAGTTGCATATTGATCTCTTTTCTTTTTTCTCTGTTAAGGTAAATTTTCTCTATACTGCTGGAAAGGTCTTTTCTTAGATAATTATAATTTATTAAGGGGGACTGCTTATTATTTGACAGTAGTGCATTAAGGGCCTGGTTGATAAAGTTATTAAGGGATTGACTTTTTAGTAATTTTTCTAAACACTGCCGGACAGTAGGATATAGCTCATCTTGATCTATACTATCCAGTTCTACAGCAAGCCCGTCAGGGAAAAGTGCATAATATAACTGATGAGAAAGCTCCTTAACTCCTTCTTTAAGTTGGTAATTCTTACTGCTGATTTCTCTACTGAAAAATTCTATATCTTCATTTAAATTAAGTATTAGCTGTTGCAACAGTTTAGTCCCGGTATTATTAGTTGGCTTGACAAGGGGTTTAAAGAGATTCATGATTTTACTGCTAAGGACATTATCACTTAAAATATTTTTAAGTATTAACATTATCCCTCTCTTTTTTAGGATTGGGCTTATTGGGGTAGGGGGGTAAGTAGCTATTTCTGTTAAATATTCTACTGACTTTTTATTTATATTCCCTTCTTCTTCCTTGATTAATTCTGGTAGTTCTTCATCAATTAGAATATCTACTATCCTGTCCAGGGTTTCATTTATATTCAGCATTTTACCTATTAGCAGCCAGAGTCCGGACTGTTCTTGATTGTGTTTTCTCAGGTTTTTTTTAAGATCCTGACGACTTATTTCCAGAAAAGCTATTAGTTTGTCAGCTAGATAATTTGACGGGTCAATATTTTTTGCGGCATTTTCAGTTAAAGCAGACAAGTGCTTATTAAATTGCTTATCAATAAAGCAGGCGGTTTTTTCCTGGAAAGAGGATGAGTTAATTATTTGGGCAGTAATCTTTTCCAAGACAGCTGTTTTAGTATCCTTTTTAACAAATGATTCTGTAAGTGCTCTAAGCATATTTTCCACTGTTTTCTCATTTGTATTATTAAAACTGTTTTCTACTACCTTGTCAAGATTCTCCAGTAAGTAGGTCTCGACATTAAAGTCATTACTTTTTTTAAGTAGTTTTTCGATGATTTTGGTAATTACTGTACTTATCTTATTTAGCTGTTTATTATTTAATTTCTTTAGATTAATTTCTTCTGTCAAAAGGATAGTGTTTTCCATAAGTTTAATTGACTTCTGACAGATAGTATTCCTTTTTTGATAGCTAGTCTTAATTATATTTTCGCTAATTCTGTCCAGGTTTTTATGTAGAAGTTCTTGAAATAAATGGTTTTGATCTTTTTTAATTGTATTAACAAGACTTACTTTGAATTCATTTTTCTTACCTTTGAAGAATCTATTTATTGAATTAATATTGAGTAATTCCTGATGGACAAATTCCCCCAGGGTTTGAGCAAGACGTTTTTTCTCCCTGGCAATAACACCTGGGGTGAAAGGTACCTTCAGACCGAAGAATTTTTTCTTCTGATAGGGTTTAAAAACCATTTTCAGGGCAATAACATTTGTTAAATAACCAATAAAACCGTAGGTAAGGACTGTTAAGCCGAGATTAAATTGACCTCCTATCTTGAGGTAATGTCTTAACAAAAAAAGTAGTGAGGCAGAAAAACTCCCCAGTATCCCACCGAAAATAGTAATTGGTTTCAGCTCTCTACCGATGAATTCCTCCAGGATATTTTGAATATCTTGATCAGAGATGGTTTTTAGATTATCACTGATTGTTTTAGCTATTTTTCCATCCAGGAGGGTGGGGAGTTTATCCTGTAGTATTTTGGTAGTAGTAAGCTTTATCCCTTTGGTAGATTGTATTTTATTAAGCTGTTGTAAGAGTGAGTCCAGCTTAATATCTGTTGAATTCTTAAGTAGCTGGCTGGATTTCTGGCTTAATATAGGACTAATAATTTCTTCGGGATTAAGTAAGTTATGTATTGTTTTTTTATTTTTTTCTTGATAAATGCTGCTCAGTTTGTTTTTTAAGCCGGGCAGCTGTTCTTTGCTAAGGTTTATTAGTGATTTATGATAGTTAAGTATTTTATTTTCCGTAAAAATATCATCAATTGAAAGTCCATTTATTTTATCAAGAACACTAATTAGCAAGCTGGAGATATTATAATTTGAATCTTTATTGTAGACTGTCTGCTCAAGTAGTAATTCTAAAATATACTTTTTGTTTTTGGCTATTAAAGAACTTAAATCTATTTTGATTATCTGTCCTATTTTTTGTCTGCTTATTTTACGGGCTGTTAAGTCAAATTTTTCCTGTTCTAAATACTGGATTATTTTTTTCTGTAGTTTCTTGGCCAGTATTTTTGAGTCAATAAGCTCATTATTCAGTAATAAAGATACTAAATCTGAAATTTTCTTATCTTTAAGATGATTTATCAGTTGTTGTGATAATTGTATTTTATTATGATTCTTCTTACCCTGTAGTATATTAATGAATTCTTTACTGATATTGTTTTTTTGGCTGATACTGTTATAAATATAATTTTTTATATTAGCTTGTAGATTGGAGCCGTTTACTTTTTCTGCTGTCAGGCTTTTTTTGACTGCCCGGTCTATTAAATCATTTATTTTTTGATGATTATTACTGATCCATTTTGACAGGTCATTAAGTAAAATATTAATGTATTTATTAAATTGCTGTTCAAGATTTTCACTGCTTATTTTCCCCAGACTTATATCCAGTGATTCAAGGAGCTTAAACAGGGTTTTCAGGAGTTCTTCCAGGGCAGCTAAGCCTTCACTGCTGTTAAAAAAAGATATCAGGGCTTTACTACTGTTGTCTATTAGTTCTGTAGTTTGCCGGGCACCCAGGAGTTGGACAGGGGTCTTATTTTTCAGCCTGTTCTCCATTTTTTGAATAGGCTTATCAAGTTCCATTTTATTATATATTCTAAGTAGGGATTTTAATATTTCATTCCTGTTATTTTTTCCTGTTTGGATAAAAGAGTTATTAGCTGCTGAAATGAGCCTTCTTGTTATACTATCAAAGGATTGCTGTGCTAGGAAGTCTTCTATTTTACATGCCCTATGTTCACTATATAACCTCAGTAAAAGTGTTTCTGTAATTTCTTTGTTTTCGATTATAGGAATTATATTTTTACTTAGATTATCTATGATATATCTAAAATGTTCTGGACTGATCAGCTCTTCCAGGGTAAGTGTTTTTGTTATAGGATAGAGCAAAGTAGCTATCTGCTGGGTGGAGTTTTCCAGGCAGCTGGCTATATTATTTATTGTTTCTAAAGAAGCGGGAATGTCCTTTACTTTAAGTTTAGCGAAAGCTTGATAAAGGGTATTATCTAATAAATCATCTATAATGTGATTTAAGACCATTTTAAATTCTTTTTTATTAAGTTCATTACTGAGGGTGTTACTATTAATTATCTCTTCTTCCACAAGTTTACTGATGTTCTTTATAAAGTCTTCTTTGGTTTTAATAATTACGCCCCCCAAAGGGCCGTATTTTTTAAAAAGCATTTTAATGGCAATACTATTGGTGGTATAACCAGTAAAACTGCCGCTGATTAGTTCGATTAGTAAGGATAGGTAGTTCAAATTATAACCCCCTTTAGAATCCCTTAATTGTATTATACACAATAACAACCCTTACTTTCCATTAATTATAAAAAACAGCTGTAAAAATGATTTAAAATGCTCAAAGATTCTTTAAATATTTTTTTGAAAGATCTAAAACAATGAAAATAAAGGGCTTGTAGGGAGATAAAAAATAATAAAAATTTTAATAAAAAAAGGAATATTTGATTTAGTATAGAATATATAGTATTGTAACCGGTTTCGAAACGCCTTGCTTATAATAATTTATGATGATATATGAAATGATTAATAATTGGGGGTATACAATGGCCACTATAAAAGATATTGCCAGACAGGCTAATGTTTCAACTACTACAGTCTCGAGAGTACTTAATAACTATCCTGATGTTAGTGATAAAACAAGAAAAAAAATAATTAGAATAATTCAAGAAAATAATTATAGACCTAATACTGTGGCCAGAAGTTTATCTACCAGTAAATCTAATACTATAGGAATTTTTTTTACAGATCATTTTAATACGGGTTTACACCATCCGTTTTTTCGTGAGGTTATCTATGGTATGGAAAAATCTCTTGGTGAAAAAGGATATGATATAGTTTATTTTACTAATAGACATTGGGGTGAAAATTTTAGTTATTTAGATAAATGTCAGGACCGTCATGTAGATGGAGTAGCTATGATGGGTGTTTTAAGAAATGACCCTAACTTAAATAAACTGTTAGCTTCAAAAATACCTGCAGTTTTTGTTGATATAGATATTATTGGGAAAAATGCCTCATATGTTATATCTGATAATATATCAGGTGCTAAAAAAGCAATCAATTACCTCTATCAATTAGGCCATAGAAAGATTGGTATGCTCGCTGGTTTTAGTACAACAAAAACCAGTCAGGAGAGGTTTCTGGGTTATCAACAGGCACTAAAAGAATTGAATTTAATCTATAATTCTGAATGGATTTTTGATGGTAATTACTCTGAAGAAGGTGGTTATCAGGCTATGAGAGAGATGTTAAATTTAAAAGAACTTCCTACTGGGGTTTTTTGTCAGAGTGACGGGATGGCTATTGGTGCTATGCGGGCTATAGAAGAGGCGGGATTTAAAGTGCCTGATGACTTTTCATTAATTGGTTTTGATGATATAGAGGCAAGTAGGTATGTAAGGCCAGCTTTAACCACAGTTGCCCAGAACAAAGAGAAGATGGGTAGTTCTATTGCTAGTTTACTAATAAACATGATTGAAAGTCCTAATGCAGGTAATTCTCCAATTATTTTGCCAGTTAATCTAATTGAAAGAGATTCATGTAAAAAAATAAAATAATTTAGAACCACTACCGAAACCGATTACAGTTATATGAATAGTATGAAATTTTATTTTATTATTTGCCTAAGAAATAATATGTTGAGAGGAGTATAAGAATGAAAATAGATGAGTCTGGTAATTTTATAATTGAAAATTACCAAAAGCAACGTACTTTTTCCAGCTTTTTACCCGGGATAGCAGGTAAATTTGGAATACCAATCTGGGCTTTCTATGTAAATAGAGGACAAGGGGTTGCCAGTTTTGGAATTGAAAATAAAGACAATGCTATTTTAGAATTCTTACCAGCTAATAAATCATATCAATCTGTTACATATAAGGGGTTTAGAACATTTATAAAGTTTAAAGATAATTATGGTAATGTCAAAATATATGAACCCTTTACCAAGATTAATCAGAAAATTAATAATAAGATGATTATAGCACCACATTGTTTAACTATTGAAGAAATAGATAACGAATACCAGCTTGCAATTAAAATTAAATATTTTATTCTGCCAAATGAAAACTTTGGCTCTCTTATCAGAAGAATTTCTTTGAAAAATCTAGCCATGCAGGAGAGAGAAGTAGAAATACTTGATGGATTACCGGAAGTAATTCCTTATGGCTTATCAAATACTGCTTTGAAAGAGGTTAGTCAGACAATGGCCGCCTGGTGTAGGGTTTATAATCTTGAGAACAAAATACCTCTTTATCGTGTGAAAGCAACTACTGCTGATTCTCCAGAAGTTCACAAAATAGTGAAAGGTCACTTTTGTTTATTTTATACCGATAAGAATAATATACTAACTCCTTTAGTAGATCCCGAGGTTATTTTTGGAGAGGATACGAGTTTTCAAATACCAATAAATTTTATAGATAAAGAATTGTCAGATTATCAAGGAGAACAAATGACCGAAAATCGTTTTCCTTCTGCTATGTCTGCTTATAAGGTTAAAATAGAAGGTGGTTTAACTACTACATTAAATTCATTATTTGGTCATGTGGCAAATGAAAATAGATTGATAGAGATTAAGGAACTAATAACCCAGGGTGATTATTTAGTTAGAAAAGAAAAGGAAAGTGAGATTATACATCATAAGCTTACAGATAATATCTTTACTAAAAGTAATATCCCGGAATTTGATTATTATTGCTGTCAAACCTATCTTGATAATCTCTTACGGGGAGGTTTTCCTATAAATATAGGTCAAGGTGGGAAGATTAATCACATTTATTCCCGTAAACATGGAGATCTAGAGAGGGATTATAATTTTTTTCACCTGGAAGCATCATATTACTCACAGGGGAATGGTAACTATAGGGATATAAATCAAAATAGGCGTTCTGATAATTTCTTTAATCCACAGGTTAAGGATCATAATATCAAGACATTTGCTAATCTTATTCAGGCTGATGGCTATAATCCTCTTGTTATTAAAGGAAAGAAATATTATTTGACTCAAAAGGCTAGAGAAGAAGTAATAGGACTTGTAAGTGATGATTATCAAGACCTGCTTCATGAAAGATTAAAAAAATCTTTTACACCAGGTGAGTTAACCTCATTTATAAATGACTATAACATTAAGTTAAATATAGGACTTGACCAGTTTATTGAAACTGTTATAACCTTGTCATATTCAACAATTGAAGCAGAATTTGGTGAAGGTTACTGGATAGACCATTGGACATATTTGTTGGATTTAATAGAAAATTATCTGGCTATCTATCCGGAAAAATCTAATGAGCTCTTTTTTAATGATGATTCTTATTATTTTTATGATAGCTATATGAAGGTAAAGCCTCGTAGTGATAAATATGTTTTGACAGACCTTGGTCCTCGCCAACTGGATGCAATAGTAGAAGTTGAGGAAAAAAGAAAGTTGATAAATTCGAGGAAAGAAAAGCCATATCAACTACGAAATGAATATGGTAAAGGAAAGGTATATAATACAACTTTACTGGTCAAATTACTATCATTAGTAACTAATAAGATGTCCACCTTAGATCCATGTGGTATTGGCATAGAAATGGAAGCTAATAAACCAGGGTGGTATGATGCTCTTAATGGGTTGCCCGGTATATTTGGTTCTTCTACCCCTGAGACTCTCGAATTAAAGAGATTGGTGGATTATTTACTAGAAATATTGGTTACTGTTAATGATGATTATAAGGTTTTATTACCATTAGAAATTTATGAATTCTTTACAGGGCTGAATAATTTAGTTAATATCTGGCTGGATAATAAAGATAATTTTAACTACTGGTACAAAGCAAGTAGTTTAAGAGAGAAATATAGAGAGAAAGTGTTTTATGGTTTCAAAGGGAATGAACAGGAGATTTTAGTGAAAAATTTGATTGAATACCTGGAGGCTATTTCGAAAAAGTTACATTATTCTATTAAATGTGCTTCCGTAACCGATTACGGTATTTATTCAACATATTATTACTATATACCAATTGAATATAAGAAGACTGATCAATTTTCAAAAGGGGGTTATCCATTTATTAGAGTAAGTAAATTTGAGCAAGTAATATTACCACCTTTTCTGGAAGGTCAGGTAAGGGCCATGAAGGTCCTTAAATATGATGCAGTAAAAGAATTACATGAGAAAGTCAAACATAGTGAACTTTTTGATAGAAAGTTAAAGATGTACAGATTAAATGGAGATTTATCTGCTATGCCTGATGATATAGGAAGGGCTCGAGCATTTACACCAGGTTGGCTGGAGAACGGCTCAATTTGGCTTCATATGGAATATAAGTATTTATTAGAATTAATCAAAAATCAATTATATGATGAGTTTTTTCAAGCATTAGATGATTGTTTAATAGCTTTTCAAGACCCTGAAATATATGGACGGAGTATATTAGAAAACAGTTCATTCATTATGAGCAGCTCCAATCCTGATGAAAAAAATCATGGAAGAGGGTATATTGCAAGATTAAGTGGTTCAACTGCTGAATTTTTGGAAATCTGGACTATTATAGCTGTAGGTATTAAACCATTTCGGTATGAAAATGAAAAATTAGTTTTTGAACCTAAAGCTATTCTTAAAACAGAATTTTTTACTAAAGAAGAAAAGAGGATTACTTTAAATATTAATGAGAAGAAATGTAATTTTTTAATCCCTAAGAATTGTTTTACATCATTATTTCTGGGAAATACTCTCCTTGTCTATCATAATCCTGATAAAATTAATACCTTTGATAATTGCAAAATTAACTCATATAGAATTTTAACTAAGAAGGGAGAGATTATAATAGCTGAGAATTCTAGCTTAAAAACACCATGTGCTGAGATGTTGAGAAATGGTGAATTAGAGAGGATAGATATTTATTTAAGTGAAGGGTAAATAGTGAATTTTCAGCTATTAATATAGTTTTAATACTCAAATGAGAAAGGTGGTGACTTATAAAGCTATATTTCACCAATAATTAAAGAGATTAAAAAAATTCAAATTATGAAGGAGGAAGTATAATGAGAAAATTATTAGTTGTAAGTCTGATGATTGTCTTGTTAGTTGGTATTTTTACTTTGGCGGTGGCTGCTAAAACTACTATTAAGGTAGCGTGTTATCCTGATCAGGATTCTGGATTTGAAGATATTTTAGACCAGTTCCATGCTGAGTATCCTGATATTGAGGTAGAGCTGGTAACTAATGGTTTTGCTGACCATCATAAAACACTACTTACTCAAATTGCTGCAGGGGCTGAAGTTCCTGATGTAACAACTATTGAAATTGCTTATATTGCTAACTTTGTTGCCAATGGTGGATTTGTCAACCTTTTAGAGGAACCATATAATGCTGGCCAATTTAAGGATAATATAGTTTCATATAAATGGTCTCAGGGGACTACAAATGATGGTCGCTTAATTGCTTTTCCGAGTGATATAGCTCCAGGAACTATTTATTACCGGCGTGATATTCTGGCTGATCTGGGATATAAAATAGAGGATATGAAAACTCTAGAAGATTGGCTTGTTGCTGGTTTGAAATTTGCTAAAGACTTAGATGGTGATGGTGTTAATGACCGCTGGTTATTAGCTGATGCTACTGATATTTTCTTTATGATTGCTAGAAGTGGTAAAGAACTATACTTTAATGAAAATGGAAAATCTATTGTTGATTCAGCAAGATTCATAAAGGCTTTTAGAGCAGCTAAAATGGTTAGAGAGAAAGGTCTGGATGCCAGAATTGGTGCCTGGACTAATGAGTGGTATTCTACCTTTAAAAATGGTACAGTTTTAATTCAGCCTTGCGGGGCCTGGTTAGGTGGTCACATCCGTAACTGGATTGCTACAGATACAGCCGGGAACTGGGGTGTAAGCAATCTTCCCGATGAAATGTACGTAAATTGGGGT
This window contains:
- a CDS encoding pyridoxal phosphate-dependent aminotransferase gives rise to the protein MDMIKKSVKLDNVCYDIRGPVLDEAKRLEEEGYNIIKLNTGNPAPFGLDAPDEIIHDVILNLKNAQGYCDSKGIFPARKSIMQYYQKKGIMDLEIEDIYIGNGVSELIVMAMQGLLNNGNEILIPAPDYPLWTAAVNLSGGTAVHYLCDEQANWYPDIEDIKSKINDRTRGIVIINPNNPTGAVYPREVLESIVELAHQHDLILFADEIYEKICYDGLQHTSLATLTGDLLCVTMSGLSKSHRVAGFRAGWMVLTGDKTRAKGYIEGLNMLASMRLCSNVTSQYAIQTSLGGYQSISDLVAEGGRLKEQRDLTYQKLIEIPGISCVKPRAGFYLFPKVDQEKFNVKDDEKLALDLLLQEKILLVQGTAFNWPDPDHFRIVFLPRKEELGAIMEKLSNFLTSYHQ
- a CDS encoding DUF445 family protein, whose amino-acid sequence is MNYLSLLIELISGSFTGYTTNSIAIKMLFKKYGPLGGVIIKTKEDFIKNISKLVEEEIINSNTLSNELNKKEFKMVLNHIIDDLLDNTLYQAFAKLKVKDIPASLETINNIASCLENSTQQIATLLYPITKTLTLEELISPEHFRYIIDNLSKNIIPIIENKEITETLLLRLYSEHRACKIEDFLAQQSFDSITRRLISAANNSFIQTGKNNRNEILKSLLRIYNKMELDKPIQKMENRLKNKTPVQLLGARQTTELIDNSSKALISFFNSSEGLAALEELLKTLFKLLESLDISLGKISSENLEQQFNKYINILLNDLSKWISNNHQKINDLIDRAVKKSLTAEKVNGSNLQANIKNYIYNSISQKNNISKEFINILQGKKNHNKIQLSQQLINHLKDKKISDLVSLLLNNELIDSKILAKKLQKKIIQYLEQEKFDLTARKISRQKIGQIIKIDLSSLIAKNKKYILELLLEQTVYNKDSNYNISSLLISVLDKINGLSIDDIFTENKILNYHKSLINLSKEQLPGLKNKLSSIYQEKNKKTIHNLLNPEEIISPILSQKSSQLLKNSTDIKLDSLLQQLNKIQSTKGIKLTTTKILQDKLPTLLDGKIAKTISDNLKTISDQDIQNILEEFIGRELKPITIFGGILGSFSASLLFLLRHYLKIGGQFNLGLTVLTYGFIGYLTNVIALKMVFKPYQKKKFFGLKVPFTPGVIAREKKRLAQTLGEFVHQELLNINSINRFFKGKKNEFKVSLVNTIKKDQNHLFQELLHKNLDRISENIIKTSYQKRNTICQKSIKLMENTILLTEEINLKKLNNKQLNKISTVITKIIEKLLKKSNDFNVETYLLENLDKVVENSFNNTNEKTVENMLRALTESFVKKDTKTAVLEKITAQIINSSSFQEKTACFIDKQFNKHLSALTENAAKNIDPSNYLADKLIAFLEISRQDLKKNLRKHNQEQSGLWLLIGKMLNINETLDRIVDILIDEELPELIKEEEGNINKKSVEYLTEIATYPPTPISPILKKRGIMLILKNILSDNVLSSKIMNLFKPLVKPTNNTGTKLLQQLILNLNEDIEFFSREISSKNYQLKEGVKELSHQLYYALFPDGLAVELDSIDQDELYPTVRQCLEKLLKSQSLNNFINQALNALLSNNKQSPLINYNYLRKDLSSSIEKIYLNREKRKEINMQLQEFLANLIDRKEDIIKEETGNFLLELAVAAVFESVDNNFIDLVNTIDIHKITVEQINNMDARKIEKLFYSFAGDYFQRLEVYGWIGGLIGLLTSLF
- a CDS encoding LacI family DNA-binding transcriptional regulator encodes the protein MATIKDIARQANVSTTTVSRVLNNYPDVSDKTRKKIIRIIQENNYRPNTVARSLSTSKSNTIGIFFTDHFNTGLHHPFFREVIYGMEKSLGEKGYDIVYFTNRHWGENFSYLDKCQDRHVDGVAMMGVLRNDPNLNKLLASKIPAVFVDIDIIGKNASYVISDNISGAKKAINYLYQLGHRKIGMLAGFSTTKTSQERFLGYQQALKELNLIYNSEWIFDGNYSEEGGYQAMREMLNLKELPTGVFCQSDGMAIGAMRAIEEAGFKVPDDFSLIGFDDIEASRYVRPALTTVAQNKEKMGSSIASLLINMIESPNAGNSPIILPVNLIERDSCKKIK
- a CDS encoding extracellular solute-binding protein, whose product is MRKLLVVSLMIVLLVGIFTLAVAAKTTIKVACYPDQDSGFEDILDQFHAEYPDIEVELVTNGFADHHKTLLTQIAAGAEVPDVTTIEIAYIANFVANGGFVNLLEEPYNAGQFKDNIVSYKWSQGTTNDGRLIAFPSDIAPGTIYYRRDILADLGYKIEDMKTLEDWLVAGLKFAKDLDGDGVNDRWLLADATDIFFMIARSGKELYFNENGKSIVDSARFIKAFRAAKMVREKGLDARIGAWTNEWYSTFKNGTVLIQPCGAWLGGHIRNWIATDTAGNWGVSNLPDEMYVNWGGSFLAIPEKAKHKEEAWEFIKFVATRKDTQIAQFKASNIFPSWMPAFDDPIFEEEMEFFAGQKARLLWLEAAQKIPNVVTNKYDVIAEEIVRAALTEVLENDVDPVQALKEAKAQIERRARR